The Aggregatilinea lenta genome includes a region encoding these proteins:
- a CDS encoding MFS transporter: MNPRTETTSVPAPNRPAGAGLRVELVALTLARTVLNTSHRMIYPFLPTIARGLNVTESAVALTVTARSSLGLIGPLIGSLADRRGRKVAMITGMLIFTFGLGLVALWPSYPALFAAVLLAGVSKLLFDPALHAYLGDRVDYARRGLAVALAETSWSAAFLVGMPVVAWLIARSDHWYAPFPWLAALGAIFAVVLWRVLPADEPFPIDRPSLLDGARTVLAHRSARAGLGVSLLITAANETVSIMFGVWLEDAFAMKVAALGLASAVIGVAELGGEGAVAGLADRLGKRRALALGIGTNAAASLLLPVLGTTREGALVGLFLFFITFEFAIVSSIPLMTELVPSARATLMAGNTAITSLGRMAGTLIGPPLLGIGILASGATAALIDLAALALLLVYVKQE, encoded by the coding sequence GTGAATCCCAGAACCGAGACTACCTCTGTGCCCGCGCCCAACCGTCCCGCTGGGGCCGGACTGCGCGTAGAGCTTGTCGCGCTGACGCTGGCGCGCACGGTGCTGAATACCAGCCACCGTATGATTTATCCCTTCCTGCCGACTATCGCACGCGGGCTGAACGTGACCGAATCGGCGGTCGCACTGACTGTCACCGCGCGGTCGAGCCTGGGATTGATCGGGCCGCTAATCGGGTCGCTGGCGGATCGTCGCGGGCGCAAGGTGGCGATGATCACGGGCATGCTGATCTTCACGTTCGGGCTGGGGCTGGTGGCGCTTTGGCCGAGCTATCCGGCACTGTTTGCGGCGGTGCTGCTAGCGGGCGTTTCCAAGCTGCTGTTCGACCCGGCGCTGCACGCCTACCTGGGCGACCGCGTCGATTACGCGCGGCGCGGGCTTGCGGTCGCGCTGGCGGAAACGAGCTGGTCGGCGGCGTTCCTGGTGGGCATGCCGGTCGTTGCGTGGCTGATCGCGCGCAGCGATCACTGGTACGCGCCGTTCCCGTGGCTGGCGGCGCTGGGGGCGATCTTTGCGGTCGTGCTGTGGCGTGTGCTGCCCGCCGACGAGCCGTTTCCCATTGACCGCCCGTCGCTGCTGGACGGCGCGCGCACCGTGCTGGCGCACCGATCCGCGCGGGCAGGACTGGGCGTGAGCCTGCTGATTACGGCGGCCAACGAAACCGTGTCGATCATGTTCGGCGTGTGGCTGGAAGACGCGTTTGCGATGAAAGTCGCGGCGCTGGGGCTGGCTTCGGCGGTGATCGGCGTGGCCGAGTTGGGCGGCGAAGGCGCGGTCGCGGGGCTGGCGGACCGGCTCGGCAAGCGGCGCGCACTGGCGCTGGGCATCGGCACGAACGCAGCGGCAAGCCTGCTGCTGCCGGTGCTGGGTACGACCCGTGAGGGCGCGCTGGTGGGGTTGTTCCTGTTTTTCATCACCTTCGAGTTTGCGATCGTGAGCAGCATTCCGCTGATGACCGAGCTGGTTCCCTCGGCACGCGCTACGCTGATGGCGGGCAACACGGCGATTACGTCGCTGGGGCGTATGGCCGGGACGCTGATCGGCCCGCCGCTGTTGGGTATTGGAATTCTGGCGAGCGGCGCGACGGCGGCGCTCATCGATCTGGCCGCACTGGCGCTGCTGCTGGTCTATGTGAAACAAGAGTAA
- a CDS encoding (Fe-S)-binding protein → MAGSKRIAFMVTCIVDQVMPEVGMAAVRLLRRAGYTVEFPQEQTCCGQPFFNSGFRERALPLVKRAVEIFEPYDAVVAPSGSCTTMMRAEYPHLLEPWPDWYARAQQLAAKTYELSEFLVHQAQWQPAANAQAPRVTYHDSCHMNRMLHLYSEPRSLLAAAGCTLVEMVEPERCCGFGGVFSIRMPEVSNAMTGEKLRRAVATETNLLVTADPGCLMQMRGLAEGSGLRVEHVATVLEELTR, encoded by the coding sequence ATGGCCGGATCCAAACGTATTGCATTCATGGTGACCTGCATCGTCGATCAGGTGATGCCGGAGGTAGGTATGGCTGCCGTCCGGTTGCTGCGGCGGGCCGGGTACACGGTCGAGTTTCCCCAGGAACAAACCTGTTGTGGTCAGCCGTTTTTTAACAGCGGCTTCCGCGAGCGGGCGCTGCCGCTGGTCAAGCGCGCAGTCGAGATCTTCGAGCCGTACGACGCGGTGGTTGCGCCGAGCGGCTCGTGCACGACGATGATGCGCGCGGAATACCCGCACCTGCTGGAACCGTGGCCCGATTGGTATGCACGTGCCCAGCAGCTTGCCGCCAAAACCTACGAACTCAGCGAATTCCTGGTGCACCAGGCGCAGTGGCAGCCTGCGGCGAACGCCCAAGCGCCGCGCGTGACCTATCACGACTCGTGCCACATGAACCGCATGCTGCACCTGTACAGCGAACCGCGTTCGTTACTGGCGGCGGCGGGCTGCACGCTGGTTGAGATGGTCGAGCCGGAGCGCTGCTGCGGGTTCGGCGGCGTCTTCTCGATCCGCATGCCGGAAGTGTCCAATGCCATGACGGGCGAAAAGCTGCGCCGTGCCGTGGCGACCGAAACCAACCTGCTGGTGACTGCCGATCCCGGCTGCCTGATGCAGATGCGTGGGCTGGCGGAGGGATCGGGGCTGCGCGTCGAGCACGTGGCGACGGTGCTGGAGGAGCTGACCCGATGA
- a CDS encoding LutB/LldF family L-lactate oxidation iron-sulfur protein, giving the protein MSEPNVGATFPQFRAQAIKAIGDPLLQRAIDGATLHFRTGRAEALAELPDADALRDHFKTIRSSTLARLADHLETFERNATAAGAQVHWARDAAEAREIVLGIARAHGADLAVKSKSMASEEIHLNQALDAAGIDPVETDLGEWIIQLAGETPSHIVGPALHKTREQVAELFSAEVGRTLPPDDIPGLTEIARGILREKFLAAGIGISGGNIAVAETGTIVLVTNEGNGRMVTSAPPVHVAVVGIEKIAPTWDDAAVWLQLLARSATGQPLSIYTTAITGPARADDPDGPQEVHVVFLDNGRSRQLGTPYEEVLQCIRCGACLNACPVYQEVGGHSYGHAYSGPIGAVLVPLMFGLEKYAALPHASSLCGACLEACPVRIDIPRMLLALRAEEVQRHVVSRPEHFVESAAATVMAHRRLYTTLTALGRVFQRPFVRNGALRPPGPLNLGGDRALPSLAKRSFRAQWDELQREGGSDGLSA; this is encoded by the coding sequence ATGAGCGAACCCAATGTAGGCGCAACGTTCCCGCAGTTCCGCGCTCAGGCGATCAAGGCGATCGGCGATCCGCTGCTGCAGCGCGCGATTGACGGCGCGACGCTGCACTTCCGCACCGGGCGGGCCGAAGCGCTGGCCGAGCTGCCCGACGCCGATGCCCTGCGCGACCATTTCAAGACGATTCGCTCATCGACGCTGGCGCGGCTGGCCGACCATTTGGAAACGTTCGAGCGTAATGCGACAGCGGCGGGTGCGCAGGTCCATTGGGCGCGCGACGCCGCCGAGGCGCGCGAGATCGTGCTCGGCATCGCACGGGCGCACGGGGCGGATCTGGCCGTGAAGTCCAAGTCGATGGCGAGCGAAGAGATTCACCTGAATCAGGCGCTCGACGCGGCAGGCATCGATCCGGTCGAGACGGACCTCGGCGAATGGATCATCCAGCTCGCGGGCGAAACGCCGTCGCACATCGTCGGCCCGGCGCTGCACAAGACGCGCGAGCAGGTCGCGGAGCTGTTCAGCGCGGAGGTGGGTCGCACGCTGCCGCCGGACGACATCCCCGGACTGACCGAGATCGCGCGGGGCATCCTGCGTGAGAAATTCCTGGCGGCGGGTATTGGTATCAGCGGCGGCAACATCGCCGTCGCGGAGACGGGCACGATCGTGCTGGTCACCAACGAGGGCAACGGGCGCATGGTGACGAGCGCGCCGCCGGTTCACGTGGCCGTGGTGGGCATCGAGAAGATCGCGCCCACCTGGGACGACGCGGCGGTGTGGCTGCAACTGCTGGCGCGCAGTGCGACGGGGCAGCCGCTCTCGATTTACACCACCGCGATTACCGGTCCCGCCCGCGCGGACGACCCCGACGGGCCGCAGGAAGTGCACGTCGTGTTCCTGGACAATGGCCGCAGCCGCCAGTTGGGCACACCCTACGAGGAAGTGCTGCAGTGCATCCGCTGCGGTGCGTGCCTCAACGCCTGCCCTGTGTACCAGGAGGTGGGCGGGCACAGCTACGGCCATGCCTACAGCGGCCCAATTGGCGCGGTGCTGGTCCCGCTGATGTTCGGGCTGGAAAAATACGCCGCGCTGCCACACGCGAGTTCGCTGTGCGGGGCGTGCCTGGAAGCCTGCCCGGTGCGCATCGACATTCCGCGGATGCTGCTGGCCCTGCGTGCCGAAGAAGTGCAGCGCCACGTGGTCAGCCGACCGGAACATTTTGTCGAGAGTGCGGCGGCCACCGTGATGGCCCACCGCCGCCTGTATACGACCCTTACGGCGCTGGGACGTGTTTTCCAGCGCCCGTTTGTGCGCAACGGCGCGCTGCGCCCGCCGGGACCGCTCAACCTGGGCGGGGACCGTGCGCTGCCATCGCTGGCGAAGCGCTCGTTCCGGGCGCAGTGGGACGAATTGCAGCGGGAAGGGGGCAGTGATGGCCTCAGCGCGTGA
- a CDS encoding LutC/YkgG family protein has translation MASARDEIMARVAAQRRDATPPPVWRSRRHFEDLRDRFEESLRKVKGETIRAVSLDEALACLDRVLDDLGARSVVINDEPLLAGLDLAARWPERALHLVGQTPGDLRAFCASADVGLSTVDAALAETGSVIVTSGPGRSRLATLLPPVHIALVPVSRLTPDLFTFTAARSGAQPAMLTIISGPSKTADIEQTMAIGVHGPKRFIVILFDD, from the coding sequence ATGGCCTCAGCGCGTGACGAGATCATGGCCCGCGTGGCCGCGCAGCGCCGGGACGCGACCCCGCCACCTGTGTGGCGCTCGCGCCGTCACTTCGAGGATCTGCGCGACCGGTTTGAAGAATCGCTGCGCAAGGTCAAAGGCGAGACGATCCGCGCCGTATCATTGGACGAAGCGCTGGCCTGCCTGGACCGCGTGCTGGACGACCTGGGCGCGCGCTCAGTGGTGATCAACGACGAGCCGCTGCTGGCAGGGCTGGATCTGGCCGCGCGCTGGCCGGAGCGGGCGCTTCATCTTGTGGGGCAGACGCCGGGCGACCTGCGCGCGTTTTGCGCGTCCGCTGACGTGGGCCTGAGCACCGTGGACGCCGCGCTGGCCGAAACCGGATCGGTGATCGTGACCAGTGGGCCGGGGCGCAGCCGCCTGGCGACGCTGCTGCCGCCGGTGCATATCGCGCTGGTGCCGGTCTCGCGCCTGACGCCGGACCTGTTCACGTTCACGGCGGCGCGGTCCGGGGCGCAGCCCGCGATGCTGACCATCATCAGCGGGCCGAGCAAGACGGCGGACATCGAGCAAACGATGGCGATCGGCGTGCACGGCCCCAAGCGATTTATCGTGATCCTCTTCGACGATTAG
- a CDS encoding acyl-CoA dehydrogenase family protein — translation MDFSLSEEHVMAQQMVRDFAQREIYPTIKEWDRKQQPHPRVLPRMAELGILGINIPVRYGGQGFDYLTLALVCEELERVDTSLRVVMSVHMGLNSMALLQWGTEAQKQRFLVPQARGEKIAAFALTEPDAGSDPVSMRATARREGDVYVLNGEKMWISLATKADHILVFAKTDPGALPAHKGISAFMITRDMKGVTTGDIHGKLGVRAGSTGWVAMQDVEVPAENRIGEEGEGFYVAMSCLDNGRYTVGAGAVGLIRACLEDSIKYSLERHTFGRPIGEHQLIKQKIAYMQQWYDAARLLILRAGWMKNEGERNTRETAVAKWFATDMSVKAALEAIQVHGAYGFSDEYDVERYLRNAKGAVIYEGASEIQQLIQADYALGFREDRPLRCELPAYDADFWQDEE, via the coding sequence ATGGACTTCTCGCTTTCCGAAGAGCATGTGATGGCCCAGCAAATGGTCCGCGATTTTGCCCAGCGCGAGATCTATCCCACCATCAAGGAGTGGGACCGCAAACAGCAGCCCCATCCCCGCGTATTACCTCGCATGGCCGAACTGGGCATTTTGGGTATCAATATTCCGGTCCGTTACGGCGGCCAGGGCTTCGACTACCTGACGCTGGCCCTCGTCTGCGAGGAGCTGGAGCGAGTCGATACCAGCCTGCGCGTGGTGATGTCGGTGCACATGGGCCTGAACAGCATGGCCCTGCTGCAATGGGGCACGGAGGCTCAGAAGCAACGCTTTTTGGTCCCGCAGGCGCGGGGTGAAAAGATCGCCGCGTTTGCGCTGACCGAGCCGGACGCGGGCAGCGATCCGGTTAGCATGCGCGCGACGGCGCGGCGCGAGGGGGACGTGTATGTCCTCAACGGCGAAAAGATGTGGATCAGCCTGGCGACCAAGGCCGACCATATTCTGGTGTTCGCCAAAACCGATCCGGGCGCGCTGCCCGCGCACAAGGGCATCAGCGCGTTTATGATCACGCGCGATATGAAAGGCGTGACCACAGGCGACATTCACGGCAAGCTCGGCGTGCGCGCCGGGTCGACCGGCTGGGTGGCGATGCAGGACGTGGAGGTGCCCGCCGAAAACCGCATCGGTGAAGAGGGCGAGGGCTTCTACGTCGCCATGAGCTGCCTGGACAACGGGCGCTACACGGTCGGCGCGGGCGCGGTGGGCCTCATCCGCGCGTGCCTGGAAGACAGCATCAAGTACTCGCTGGAGCGCCACACTTTCGGCAGGCCGATCGGCGAGCACCAGCTCATCAAGCAGAAGATCGCGTACATGCAGCAGTGGTACGACGCCGCGCGGCTGCTGATACTGCGCGCCGGGTGGATGAAAAACGAGGGCGAGCGTAACACGCGCGAGACGGCGGTCGCCAAGTGGTTTGCGACCGACATGAGCGTCAAGGCGGCCCTGGAAGCGATCCAGGTGCACGGCGCGTACGGCTTCAGCGACGAGTACGACGTGGAGCGCTATCTGCGTAATGCCAAGGGCGCGGTCATTTACGAAGGCGCGAGTGAGATCCAGCAGTTGATCCAGGCGGATTACGCACTCGGCTTCCGCGAGGATCGCCCGCTGCGCTGCGAGCTGCCCGCGTACGACGCGGACTTTTGGCAGGACGAAGAGTAG
- a CDS encoding electron transfer flavoprotein subunit beta/FixA family protein has protein sequence MHVVVVTKNTPDTEATITVDANGGVNWGDKMVVNPWDEYSITEAVLLKGAHNVKTTVVTVGTEQHAEALKHGLAIGIDQAIRIWDPALEGDDSLVYARAVTAAIKKLGDVSLIIFGKEFSDSASDAHIYQVARLLGWTMLGFVAKIDAVDFAGGTIRVQRLTEQGTQTVSSKLPAVISVVKDINEPKYPTFIGIRKAAKADIPVWSAADLGVDLGSGKVKVERYQELPKRVGQVELIEGATAQDKAGALVDKLIEEKVL, from the coding sequence TTGCACGTTGTCGTAGTCACCAAAAACACGCCGGACACCGAAGCCACGATCACCGTGGACGCGAACGGCGGTGTCAATTGGGGCGACAAGATGGTGGTTAACCCCTGGGATGAATATTCGATCACCGAAGCGGTGCTGCTCAAGGGCGCGCACAACGTCAAGACGACCGTTGTGACCGTGGGTACGGAGCAGCACGCCGAGGCGCTCAAGCATGGACTGGCGATTGGCATTGACCAGGCGATCCGCATTTGGGACCCCGCGCTGGAAGGCGACGACAGTCTGGTCTATGCGCGCGCGGTCACGGCAGCGATCAAGAAGCTCGGTGACGTGAGTCTGATCATTTTCGGCAAGGAGTTTTCTGACAGCGCCTCTGATGCGCACATTTATCAGGTGGCGCGGCTGTTGGGCTGGACGATGCTCGGCTTCGTCGCCAAGATCGACGCGGTGGACTTCGCGGGCGGCACGATCCGCGTGCAGCGCCTGACCGAGCAGGGCACGCAGACGGTCAGCAGCAAACTGCCCGCCGTGATCAGCGTGGTGAAGGACATCAACGAGCCGAAGTACCCGACCTTTATCGGCATTCGCAAGGCCGCCAAGGCTGATATCCCGGTGTGGAGCGCGGCGGACCTGGGCGTGGACCTGGGGAGCGGCAAAGTGAAAGTGGAGCGCTACCAGGAACTGCCCAAGCGCGTGGGCCAGGTCGAGCTGATCGAAGGCGCGACGGCGCAGGACAAGGCCGGCGCGCTGGTCGATAAGCTGATCGAGGAGAAGGTGCTATGA
- a CDS encoding electron transfer flavoprotein subunit alpha/FixB family protein, whose amino-acid sequence MSGVWVWIEQADGQPLSASLEALGLARALAGNDPVTALVFGQSVDGVAQAAIQSGADAVIKADDPTLALVRFEPYIALLAKLVAEQQPAVVLAAATLDGRELMAGAAADVDAGVLTDVTELALDGDTLRALRPVTGGKVLRVETIQDSGPKFATLRARAFKALEPDASRTGTITEVAPVLAEDAVSTKVESVEQHAGGVSLTDASIVVSAGRGVGGADGFDPVRKLADVLHGALGASRAAVDAGWIPYEHQVGQTGKTVSPDLYIAIGISGAIQHQAGMRTAKVIVAINKDPDAPIFKLARYGIVGDLFEIVPALTEAFRKRLN is encoded by the coding sequence ATGAGCGGCGTGTGGGTCTGGATCGAACAGGCGGACGGCCAGCCGCTTTCGGCCTCGCTGGAGGCGCTCGGATTGGCGCGCGCGCTTGCGGGAAACGATCCCGTGACGGCGCTGGTGTTTGGTCAGAGCGTGGACGGCGTGGCACAGGCGGCGATTCAGTCCGGCGCCGATGCTGTCATCAAGGCTGACGATCCGACGCTGGCGTTGGTCCGGTTCGAGCCGTACATCGCGCTGCTGGCAAAACTGGTCGCGGAGCAGCAGCCCGCCGTGGTGCTGGCCGCCGCGACCCTGGACGGGCGCGAATTGATGGCCGGAGCCGCTGCCGATGTGGACGCCGGGGTGTTGACCGACGTCACCGAGCTGGCGCTGGACGGCGACACGCTGCGTGCTTTGCGTCCCGTGACTGGCGGCAAGGTGCTGCGCGTGGAAACGATTCAGGACAGCGGACCGAAGTTCGCCACGCTGCGCGCGCGGGCGTTCAAGGCGCTGGAACCGGACGCGAGTCGTACCGGGACGATCACCGAAGTTGCGCCCGTGCTGGCCGAAGATGCCGTCTCGACCAAGGTGGAGAGCGTCGAGCAGCACGCAGGTGGTGTCAGCCTGACCGACGCCAGCATCGTCGTTTCGGCAGGGCGCGGCGTCGGGGGGGCTGACGGCTTCGATCCTGTGCGCAAGCTGGCGGACGTGCTGCACGGCGCGCTTGGCGCGAGTCGCGCGGCGGTTGACGCGGGCTGGATTCCCTACGAGCATCAGGTCGGGCAGACGGGTAAGACCGTGTCACCGGATCTGTACATCGCCATTGGTATTTCCGGCGCGATCCAGCATCAGGCCGGGATGCGCACGGCAAAAGTGATCGTGGCGATCAACAAAGACCCGGACGCGCCGATCTTCAAGCTGGCGCGCTACGGCATCGTGGGCGACCTGTTCGAGATCGTGCCCGCGCTGACCGAGGCGTTCCGCAAGCGCCTGAACTAA
- the coaBC gene encoding bifunctional phosphopantothenoylcysteine decarboxylase/phosphopantothenate--cysteine ligase CoaBC, whose protein sequence is MQEAITVVQDRRIILGVTGSIAAYKAADLASKLTQVGAQVDVIMTDAAQRFITPLAFQAVTGRPVYTSMWQPDAGGGLPTHIAHVGLGEGADLLVIAPATANTLAKLAHGLADDLLSVTALAARCPVVVAPAMDGGMYTHPATQANLDVLRARGVVVIEPDEGRFASGLVGKGRLPETQALLGQIRRVLGREGSLASCRVVVTAGGTRESIDPVRQVTNRSSGKQGYALAQAALDAGADVTLISAASGLPVPVGAELIPVTTAEEMQHAVLAHVERADVLIMAAAVADFRPATVAAQKIKKSGDNEAGLTIALERTPDILEAVKVARADHGWPRVVIGFAAESRDLLENAQAKLARKGLDLIAANDISATDAGFEVDTNRIVLLDADGGVTELGLTSKAAVGEAVVRRAASLLRAQRD, encoded by the coding sequence ATGCAGGAAGCGATCACGGTCGTGCAGGACAGGCGCATCATCCTGGGCGTGACGGGCAGCATCGCCGCGTATAAGGCCGCCGATCTCGCCAGCAAGCTCACCCAGGTGGGCGCGCAGGTGGACGTGATTATGACTGATGCGGCGCAGCGGTTCATCACGCCGCTGGCGTTCCAGGCGGTGACGGGCCGTCCGGTGTATACATCGATGTGGCAGCCCGATGCTGGTGGCGGCCTGCCGACGCACATCGCGCACGTAGGCCTGGGCGAGGGCGCGGATCTGCTCGTGATCGCGCCCGCGACGGCCAACACACTGGCTAAATTGGCGCACGGGCTGGCCGACGATCTGCTCTCGGTGACGGCGCTGGCCGCGCGCTGCCCGGTGGTCGTTGCACCCGCGATGGATGGCGGCATGTACACGCACCCCGCGACGCAGGCCAACCTGGACGTGCTGCGCGCGCGCGGCGTGGTCGTGATCGAGCCGGACGAGGGACGGTTTGCGTCCGGCTTGGTGGGCAAGGGTCGCCTGCCGGAGACTCAGGCGCTGCTCGGCCAGATCCGGCGCGTGCTGGGACGCGAGGGATCGCTGGCGAGCTGTCGGGTCGTGGTGACGGCGGGCGGAACGCGCGAGTCGATCGATCCCGTGCGGCAGGTGACGAATCGCTCTAGCGGCAAGCAGGGCTATGCGCTGGCGCAGGCCGCGCTCGACGCGGGCGCGGACGTGACGCTGATCAGCGCGGCGTCCGGGCTGCCGGTCCCGGTAGGCGCGGAACTGATCCCGGTGACGACCGCCGAGGAGATGCAGCACGCGGTGCTGGCGCACGTCGAGCGCGCGGACGTACTGATCATGGCGGCGGCAGTCGCGGATTTCCGCCCGGCGACCGTCGCGGCGCAGAAGATCAAGAAGTCCGGTGACAACGAGGCGGGCCTGACAATCGCGCTGGAACGCACGCCCGATATTCTGGAAGCGGTCAAGGTGGCGCGCGCGGATCACGGCTGGCCTCGCGTGGTGATCGGCTTCGCGGCGGAGAGCCGCGATCTGCTGGAAAACGCGCAGGCCAAGCTCGCGCGCAAGGGCCTGGACCTGATCGCCGCCAACGACATCAGCGCGACGGACGCCGGGTTCGAGGTGGACACCAACCGCATCGTGCTGCTGGACGCGGACGGCGGCGTGACCGAGCTGGGCCTGACGAGCAAGGCGGCGGTAGGCGAGGCGGTCGTGCGCCGCGCGGCGTCGCTGCTGCGGGCCCAGAGGGATTGA
- a CDS encoding type III pantothenate kinase, producing MLLAIDIGNTNIVFGLHDGAQWTHHWRVQTVRERMPDEHAVFFRNFLNQAGLDLGDIEQTVLSSVVPQLTRGLAGMVEQHTGHPPVIVSAKVNTGIQVLTEQPERVGSDLIANAVAAYERVQGNCIVVDFGTATTFTAVEQPGILRGVAISAGLSTVVDALVRRTAQLPYVELVPPAHAIGRNTVEAMQAGLVLGHLAMVEGMVVRIKRELGGATVIATGGLSNVLGQHTDCFDAVDQWLTLDGLRLIGERNR from the coding sequence ATGCTGCTCGCAATCGACATCGGCAATACCAACATCGTTTTTGGCCTGCACGACGGCGCCCAGTGGACGCATCACTGGCGCGTGCAGACGGTGCGCGAGCGCATGCCGGATGAACACGCGGTGTTCTTCCGCAACTTTCTCAATCAGGCCGGGCTGGACCTGGGCGATATCGAGCAGACGGTGCTCAGCAGCGTCGTGCCGCAGCTCACGCGCGGGCTGGCGGGCATGGTCGAGCAGCACACCGGCCACCCGCCCGTCATCGTCAGCGCGAAGGTGAACACCGGGATCCAGGTGCTCACCGAACAGCCGGAGCGCGTCGGCAGCGACCTGATCGCCAACGCTGTGGCCGCCTACGAGCGCGTGCAGGGCAACTGCATCGTGGTAGATTTCGGCACGGCGACGACCTTCACCGCCGTGGAGCAGCCGGGAATTTTGCGCGGCGTCGCCATCTCTGCCGGTCTATCCACCGTGGTGGATGCGCTGGTGCGCCGCACCGCGCAGCTCCCGTACGTCGAACTGGTCCCGCCCGCGCACGCGATCGGGCGCAACACGGTCGAAGCGATGCAGGCCGGGCTGGTGCTGGGGCATCTGGCGATGGTCGAGGGCATGGTGGTGCGCATCAAGCGTGAGTTGGGCGGCGCGACGGTGATCGCGACGGGCGGCCTTTCGAACGTGCTCGGCCAGCACACCGACTGCTTCGACGCCGTGGATCAGTGGCTGACGCTCGACGGCCTGCGCCTGATCGGGGAGCGGAACCGGTAA
- a CDS encoding P1 family peptidase, whose product MENSTITAIEGIRVGHAHNVNGPTGCTVILCPPGTVGGVDQRGGAPGTRETDLLRPGHLVQHVNAILLAGGSAYGLGAAGGVMRYLEAQGQGQPTPAGVVPIVPAAILYDLDLGDAQIRPDAAMGYAACEAASTGPVAEGCVGAGTGARVGTMLGLSYACKSGIGSAMIETESGIKVGALVAVNAVGDVLDERGAILAGARVPPDGVGFADSMALLRAAITMNPASAGNTVIGVVATNAALNKEEINKVAQMAHDGLARAVRPAHTLFDGDTLFALATGSGGWANVSAVGALAADAVAAAIRRAVRAATSLAGLPAIRDLGANDQG is encoded by the coding sequence GTGGAAAATTCGACCATTACGGCGATTGAGGGAATTCGCGTTGGACATGCGCACAATGTGAACGGGCCGACCGGCTGCACGGTGATCCTGTGTCCGCCGGGCACGGTGGGCGGGGTGGATCAGCGCGGCGGTGCGCCCGGTACGCGCGAGACGGACCTGCTGCGGCCCGGCCACCTGGTGCAGCACGTCAACGCGATCCTGCTGGCGGGCGGCAGCGCCTACGGGCTGGGCGCGGCGGGTGGCGTGATGCGTTATCTGGAGGCGCAGGGGCAGGGCCAGCCGACCCCGGCGGGTGTCGTACCGATCGTCCCGGCGGCGATCTTGTATGACCTGGACCTGGGCGACGCGCAGATCCGGCCCGACGCGGCGATGGGCTACGCGGCGTGCGAGGCCGCGTCCACCGGTCCGGTCGCGGAAGGCTGCGTCGGGGCCGGGACTGGGGCGCGCGTCGGCACGATGCTGGGACTGAGTTATGCGTGCAAGTCGGGCATCGGCAGCGCCATGATCGAGACGGAGAGCGGGATCAAAGTCGGCGCGCTGGTGGCGGTGAACGCGGTTGGGGACGTGCTGGACGAACGCGGCGCGATCCTGGCCGGGGCGCGCGTGCCACCGGACGGGGTCGGCTTCGCGGACAGCATGGCGCTGCTGCGCGCCGCGATCACGATGAATCCGGCGAGCGCGGGCAACACCGTGATCGGCGTGGTGGCGACCAACGCGGCGCTGAATAAAGAAGAAATCAACAAGGTCGCGCAGATGGCCCATGACGGGCTGGCGCGGGCAGTTCGTCCGGCGCATACGCTGTTTGATGGCGATACGCTGTTTGCGCTGGCGACCGGATCGGGCGGTTGGGCGAATGTCAGCGCGGTCGGAGCGCTGGCCGCCGATGCAGTTGCCGCCGCGATCCGGCGCGCGGTGCGGGCCGCGACCTCGCTGGCCGGGCTGCCCGCGATCCGCGATCTCGGCGCAAACGATCAGGGTTGA